Genomic DNA from Brassica rapa cultivar Chiifu-401-42 chromosome A04, CAAS_Brap_v3.01, whole genome shotgun sequence:
TTTATCTTcctatttttatttgtaatacACTGAGCGACTTCTAGGTACGTTGGTACTGTAACGGTAACTAGATTTTGAAAGCGCGGTATTTGttccttttattattattttaaatatttgttatgttataaattaattattttttatataagaaaaattaatctTATTTATAATTGTGTTGTTTGTACATTCATATGTGTTAGacataaatacataatataaaaagtTGCATATTTATACTCATAGAAATTAGTTTTTAAgagtttaatattataaattttattatgtagtaacttttacataatttatttgttattaaaaaattattatatttttaaaaaatccctAAATCTAATATGCAATCCTTAATCATACAAAAGCTGCTATCAATTGAGATTATGGAatgatgccaaaaaaaaaattgatattatgGAATAGCTGACGTGAATATATGATTGGAACTAATTGGAAGAATTAACCGCCTGCTTTGTGGTAGTCCAAATCTAAACGTTTTTAACGCAGCCGATGTTGAGATTGACAACACAAAAACAGAGTTGTAACTTGTAACtattaaacaaaagaaacacaatAATTGTGAAGACATCATATAACTTCCACGTTTGAATTTATTAAAGGTTTAGATGTGTGTAATTTACATGTATCTGGACTAGTTAGTGTCTAGTAGAATTAGGGCGAGTCGGTAGATATATAAACAACATAGGACACTTGTTGGTGGTTTGAGCTCAggtttgttttgtaatttggcGATTATTTCTTGCTCATAATAACCTGAAATTTAAGGAAAACGGTGGTAGAGGGAAAGGTTACCTAACCAGGACAAATGCCATATCATGTAGAGGACGATGAAGTGATATTTATGATTAAAAAGCAAAAATCAAATGATTGGATGCACGGACCTAATGGAAAACATGAGAAACGTGGCGTGAATGGTCTCAGACTTGTTCAAATATACTCACAGGGTCTAATCATGTTACTACTCCTAAACATATATTCATATGCAAATATACATCATACACGCTCCACGATCAAGTCGAcctaataaataatatattacactTGCTTTTTGAAATGAGATAAATATCTCAGTCCCAACGAGAGCATCTCAGAAATGTTAACACAATATCGCTTCTACCATCTATTGAGATTTAGCACCAGACTGTAGAGCTGCTTGTACTTTGCTATGAAAGTgtgtttccaaccttttcaagAGAAAACAACAGATTAAAATCATTTTCTTTTCATAGTAGAGGAACTGAAAGGGGGAAATAAAGAGAAGTTAATACCTGGTTGCACATTTGTAGTAAATGGTATCTGGGGAGTTGTAAGTTCGACAATTGTTAAACATCCTCCTCGCATCAGCCACAAACATGTCAAGCGTCACGTAGTACTGTTCTGACTCAACTCTCTTCCCAATTGTCTTCAGATCTGTGTTCATACCAaagtttataacatattttgtaCTTAAACAAGCAGTTACCTTATTAACAAATAATTTCAATCAAATCTATTTAAACTAACACTACAGAACGATATGTCGTTCTCCTATATAATAAACCATCTCTTGATTTAGGTTGCCTTCATTCCTCAGcgattaattttatttgtagAAACTATAATGCTTTCAAGGAACAACAACAAACGGATAACAAAAATGTATGGCATGATAATTCAGAGAACAACCCAACTGTATTCTTACCAATGGGATCTTTAATGATTTCATAGTAATCAGGAACATCGAGTGGATCAACTGGCTCTTTAAAAGGCCAAGCATCAGAATGGTCCTGCATTGTCTGTTGCCAGTCACTTCAGCTTGTCAAACTAAAGAGCATGTAACTGCAATAACGTATAAAGCATTTAAGTGAAGAAGACTTATCCCAACCTTCAGAAGCACGCGAATAAGTGCGTTCAACTGCTTTTGCTTTGTTACACTATCTCCAGAACCACTGAATAATTTGTAACGCGTGTGCCCCCACTGATCTGGGGTCCAACCTGCGTcccctttaatatttttcaaaattctagTATTAGCATACTATCTATATTTACACACCGACCACCGTGAATAAAACTCTTTACAGATTAAAACCTTTGCATTTTTACTGCCAATTTAGGAAGCTATATTAACCCTAAGAAGCAAATTCAAGGGAGACAAATCTATTTTCTTAAAGCAAAATTTCAGTATTACATATTAACCCAAACTTCATAGCAAACCAAAGCAGCCACTAGCACAAACTGCAGTAAGACCATGGAGTAGAATCATGACTTACTTAAGCCAGGAATATCCTCAACTCTGATCTTTTTAGGACTTCCACCTTCTTTCTGCAGAAATTATCACATTTATTATACTATtagaaacatgtttttttttcttcttttgctgTGACATGCAATAATAGTCACAAAAGACACGCAACCTTTTGATGTTTACCTTTTGAAATTCAGCTACTTGATACACATTCTGACAGTTCGATAACTCTCTTATCCTTTCATCAATTGCCTGGCATTATAAATAGCACAACGGGGATCAGAATCTGATGGACTTGAGGGTTTAATCACCAACTTGAAGGCTCAAGAAATTATTTCATCAGAGGTGAAGTATATTCATGGCTTACTTTTCTTTGCTGACGAATCATCTTTGACAAATTTGTATATGGAAGCTTTGGATCAATTTTGCATTCCATAAGGAGGCCACCATCATAGTCTTTAATGAACCTGGGAAAATACAAAGCTTTTTTATTTGCAAGAGTAGGTTAAAAGATGTAGACAAGAATGTAAAGCCAAATTCTGGAAAGTTTTTCGGCATCTCTCTGATAAGCAATGATCAGCAAGGAAATAGAATGATTTTATTCTGAGGTTTGTTAGTTTAACTGAGATCACAAATAGTCCATTCAGATATCAATCATAAAAAGCACAGACTTTGAGTAAGGTAATGAGCAGTTTGAAGTAAGACATCGCTTACATACCCATGCCATACATCTTTCTCCAAGTAAATCTCTTTAGTAAAACCCTGCACAAGAAAAATAGACGGAACATACTAAATTAGTGAACAACTATAAGAAAAGGCGAAACTACAGAACTTTAGTGGCCCAGGGAGTAGACTAGATAGCAAAGAGtggaaacataatttttttaagagaaTACAAATGAGAATAAATGTCTATCTAAACCAGATGTTAATAAAGACGAACTAAGACAGAAGATTTAGAGAAGTTGTTCTAACAAAAGGAACATTTTGTAAGTAGAAACCCTAAATCATCATATGATTGTGCAGACGAAAAATAAGCATGCAAATAGTGGAAACATTGTTTTTGAAGAGATACAAATGAGAATAAATGTTTATCTAAAGCAGATGACAATAAAGACGAACTAAGACAAAAACTTTAGAGAAGTTTTAACAAAAGGAATATTTTGTAAATAGAAACCCTAATGAGAGTGTATACAGAGCCGCTCAGAGCTCTGGATGAGCTAACAAATACAACTAAAAAACCAGAAATTacaggaaaaacaaaaaaaaaaactaaaaaagagCAGAGCCAAATATTGATGAGAATATGAAATAGACCAACCTGCTTGACAAAATAACCAACAGCATTGTTGTCAGCATAGGTAAGAAAATGCGTCAATCCATCGACATTGCGAGCATGTTCTTTCAAGTGGTTCATCAATCTGGTACCGTAACCTTTAACTTGTTCATCTGCGGTGATTGCACAAAATGCTATTTCTCCAAACCTCTGACTGAATCCCCAAAGAAAACAGTGGAGTTAATAAGCATGCCAAGACTGTTAAACACGCTACTTATTATGACATTATATATCTTCTTTAATATCAACAACGcacattatacatttatataagaCTTGTTAGAAAAGCAATCTATGCTCGATAACAGTAAGATACTAAGTCAACATACTACTTGCTTGCAGTCTCGAGTAAGGAGAGTATAGAATATAGATAAAGTTCAAGGAATGTTGGGAATAGTAACGCGAAGTTGGCCTTACCTGTGATATGGACGATACGTGATACCACCAACAACATGAGTGATACCATTACCACCTGCCGGAGGTCTTACGACCATGACAGACTTATGTTTCCTGGGTAAACAACATACGTTGCAGATATCAGATTGCTTACAACAAAGGATAGCTCATGCAAGAACCAAAGCAAAAGAAAACTTCTTTAATACCTATCCATGAGAAGGCGAACAATGTACTCCTTGGGCATATTAGGCAGCTGTCTTGCAAATATGTTCTTCAACCCAATCAAGCTGGAACAAAATCATTCAGACAAATAGATTCTTAAATTTCTGTAAGGGATTGAGAGAAGGGAGATACCACATCATATGCTCATCAACGCAATCATTAGAGTAACATACAAACTTGAGCCGATTAGCTGCTTCCTAAACACATATATCGCCAAAGTTAAAAACTTTACTATAGAACAATGATAAAAGCATAAAGTAGCTACACCTCTCTTCTCAAAGCCTCTTCTCTTGCAATGTACGCCCCGCAGTTCTGTACGTCATCATCCGTCGATGTCTTAGCTGACTCATCCTTGGGCACAATCCCCGATACCGAGCTCACGCCAGCTGTCACAGTCCCAGCCTCAAGCTTCACCGTCGAGATCTCCGTCTTGATCTTAGTGCTCCGACTCGAACCGTTGGCTCCTGAGCTGGAATCGAGTCTCGCGGCGGTGAATGCGCGGATCGAAGAGTCCTGATCCGGCTCGGGAGCGAAGTCTTCCTCGTCGTCGTCCACGACGGCGTCTTCTGACTCCTCGGGGTCGGAGTCGGAATCGGCTCCCCGCGCGGAGATGCTCTCGAGGTCGTCGTTGGAGGAAGGAGGGAAGGAAGCGGAGGGAGGGGCGTGGTCCTCAGACGCGGCGGCGTTTGCTGCGGTTGTGGCGGCGAGTTTGCGTTTGTGGAGGGATGAGGAGGCGGAGGCGGAGGCGGAGTGGGAAGGGGAGGGGGTTTGGGAGTTGCGAGAACGGTTGGCTGCGTTGAGGTGTGAAGAGTGAGAGTCCATTGTAGCAGAGGAAATCGACAAGGTTAGGGTTTCTTTTGGGATCGGTGGTGaggagacgacgacgacgaagacGATGTTTTGGTTTAGCCACTGGTAGACCGGTCGGTTAGTTATAAACCATTGCAATTTTGCTATAATTTGGGGTTTTGGTTATTATGAGTGTGTTAGTGTCACATGTTTTGATTATTGTGAGTGGGTAGTGTACATGTTATTAGGGGTTTTGATTATTATGAGTGGTAGTGACGTATATCATCATCGGTGATGCTATAGAATTATATCACACAGTGCTGATATATTGAACAAAtgaaatacaattttatttatattaatatttgtattcaaaataaagataaacttatcatagtttttataataaaaaccaaCATCCTAAAAActatagaacaaaaaaaaagagaacaatataaacataatatatcttCAAAATGCAGTTACAATAGTTCTAAAGAACACACAACAACAGTTCTTCGATTCTGAAAAATAACTCTTCCTGTTTTTTTCAATTTGTCTTTCCACCTAAGATTACATACATTAACATTCCTACGCAAAGGAAAAATTGGAAGTGAGACCCATTAGGTGGGCCCCATACAAATGTTTCGTGAGACTTGGTACAAGTCCGGCTCTGTTAGCAGGTAAAACCATAACTTGAGATTAGAATACAATAGACCAACCAAATGCATTTGACAATGCATACAAAAAGGAAGGTAGATCGGAAGTTTATGCGGCTGTGACCAATTTGTCATCTGTCAGACACCACTCTAATTCGATAATTTAGAAGCTATGTAACCTATGTATGATAATTTTGTAAAGAAAGCTAGATTTACGGCGAATATTTCTTCCAACTGTGTGtttattttacaaaatgatAGTTTGACGTAATAACTGAAATATAGAAATTGCGACCATTATAAAGTTGGAGAGTCCTGGTTTATTatattcttctttctctttgtaaTAACTTGTTTCAGACTATATGATTTTAGTTAAGTATGGACATTCTACCCGAACCCAAAAATTTGTATTAAAGTGaacgaaaatatattttattgataatgAAAATAGTTACATAATGTATATATAGTCAATGATCTAAGCTAAAGGAGATTCAGACCATTGGTTCAATCATGTATGTACATCTTAACCAACTATACTAGATATCTATATCACAATACACCCCCTCAACTCGATGAAATGGAAGATGGATTCGGAACGAAGAGAGTTAATATAAACATGCAGTTGAGGATGGATTGAAATGGTCTTGGATGAAGGGGCTTCATCAAGATATCATCATGCTGGTTTGCGCTGGCTACGTGCATGAGCTTGATGAATCCATTCTTAACCTGATCTTTGACGGTATGACAATCTATTTCCACATGTTTGGCTCTTTCATGGAAAACCGGATTAGTAGCAATGTGCATTGCAAATTTGTTGTCACAGAAGAGTTTAGCACATGTATGTACCCTGATATGAAGGCTAGTAAGAAGATGTTGACGCCAAAGTAACTCACATGTAGCTTGAGCCATACTCCTATATTCAGCCTATGTACTGCTTCGACTTACAACGTCTTGTTTCTTGACTTCCAAGTGATGAGAGAGTTTCCTAGATAAACACAATATCCAGATATAGAACGACCGCTATCAGGGCAAGTTGCCCAGTTAGAGTCTACAAACGCATGCGCATTGAGTTAAATATCTGAGGTTGACGAGTAGAACATACCTTGACCATGGTTATTATTTATGTATCTGAGAATACAATGTGCTGCAGTCAACTGAACATCGGTTGGAGCGGCCATAAACTGACTCAGATAATGCACCGAGAAGGTGATGTAAGGACGTGTGATCGTCAAATAAAGAAGCCAACCAACAAGAGCACGATACAGAGAATGATCAAGCAGAGGCTGACCATAATCCCTACTGAGTTTAACCAATGATAGGAACCGAAGCAGGCTTTGAAGCTAACAAACCAGTGTCTGCAAGAAGCTGCAAcgcatacttcctttgacaaaGAAAGATTCTAGTAGAGGATCGTGCAATCTCCAATCCAAGAAAAAATCATAAATCACCAATGTCTTTAATCTTGAAGTTTGCATTAAGAGTATCCTTCAAATGTTGAACCTGGAACTCATTGTTACTAACAATCATTATGTCATCAACATAGATCAAAATAGCAGTAAACTCGGAACCACCTTGTTTGATGAACAAGTTATTATCAGCCGGTGATTGAGTGAATTGAGTCATGGCAATAACAGTCGAGAGACATTGATACCATTGGCGTGAGGCTTGTTTCAAGTCATTGATGGACTTGTTAAGCTTGTAAACCGGATTTGGAGGAAGAGTGCTAGAGGCAGGTGTATATCTTTGAGGAAGAGAAATGTATATTTCTTCATCCAAGTCACTATGGAGAAACACATTTGATATATTCATTTGTGTCATGTTCCATCCCTTAATAACTGCAAGACTAAGAATTAACTTTACACTG
This window encodes:
- the LOC103863222 gene encoding histone acetyltransferase GCN5 isoform X1; this encodes MDSHSSHLNAANRSRNSQTPSPSHSASASASSSLHKRKLAATTAANAAASEDHAPPSASFPPSSNDDLESISARGADSDSDPEESEDAVVDDDEEDFAPEPDQDSSIRAFTAARLDSSSGANGSSRSTKIKTEISTVKLEAGTVTAGVSSVSGIVPKDESAKTSTDDDVQNCGAYIAREEALRREEAANRLKFVCYSNDCVDEHMMCLIGLKNIFARQLPNMPKEYIVRLLMDRKHKSVMVVRPPAGGNGITHVVGGITYRPYHSQRFGEIAFCAITADEQVKGYGTRLMNHLKEHARNVDGLTHFLTYADNNAVGYFVKQGFTKEIYLEKDVWHGFIKDYDGGLLMECKIDPKLPYTNLSKMIRQQRKAIDERIRELSNCQNVYQVAEFQKKEGGSPKKIRVEDIPGLRDAGWTPDQWGHTRYKLFSGSGDSVTKQKQLNALIRVLLKTMQDHSDAWPFKEPVDPLDVPDYYEIIKDPIDLKTIGKRVESEQYYVTLDMFVADARRMFNNCRTYNSPDTIYYKCATRLETHFHSKVQAALQSGAKSQ
- the LOC103863222 gene encoding histone acetyltransferase GCN5 isoform X2, giving the protein MDSHSSHLNAANRSRNSQTPSPSHSASASASSSLHKRKLAATTAANAAASEDHAPPSASFPPSSNDDLESISARGADSDSDPEESEDAVVDDDEEDFAPEPDQDSSIRAFTAARLDSSSGANGSSRSTKIKTEISTVKLEAGTVTAGVSSVSGIVPKDESAKTSTDDDVQNCGAYIAREEALRREEAANRLKFVCYSNDCVDEHMMCLIGLKNIFARQLPNMPKEYIVRLLMDRKHKSVMVVRPPAGGNGITHVVGGITYRPYHSQRFGEIAFCAITADEQVKGYGTRLMNHLKEHARNVDGLTHFLTYADNNAVGYFVKQGFTKEIYLEKDVWHGFIKDYDGGLLMECKIDPKLPYTNLSKMIRQQRKAIDERIRELSNCQNVYQVAEFQKKEGGSPKKIRVEDIPGLRDAGWTPDQWGHTRYKLFSGSGDSVTKQKQLNALIRVLLKDHSDAWPFKEPVDPLDVPDYYEIIKDPIDLKTIGKRVESEQYYVTLDMFVADARRMFNNCRTYNSPDTIYYKCATRLETHFHSKVQAALQSGAKSQ
- the LOC103863222 gene encoding histone acetyltransferase GCN5 isoform X3; translation: MDSHSSHLNAANRSRNSQTPSPSHSASASASSSLHKRKLAATTAANAAASEDHAPPSASFPPSSNDDLESISARGADSDSDPEESEDAVVDDDEEDFAPEPDQDSSIRAFTAARLDSSSGANGSSRSTKIKTEISTVKLEAGTVTAGVSSVSGIVPKDESAKTSTDDDVQNCGAYIAREEALRREEAANRLKFVCYSNDCVDEHMMCLIGLKNIFARQLPNMPKEYIVRLLMDRKHKSVMVVRPPAGGNGITHVVGGITYRPYHSQRFGEIAFCAITADEQVKGYGTRLMNHLKEHARNVDGLTHFLTYADNNAVGYFVKQGFTKEIYLEKDVWHGFIKDYDGGLLMECKIDPKLPYTNLSKMIRQQRKAIDERIRELSNCQNVYQVAEFQKKEGGSPKKIRVEDIPGLRDAGWTPDQWGHTRYKLFSGSGDSVTKQKQLNALIRVLLKI
- the LOC103863222 gene encoding histone acetyltransferase GCN5 isoform X4 → MDSHSSHLNAANRSRNSQTPSPSHSASASASSSLHKRKLAATTAANAAASEDHAPPSASFPPSSNDDLESISARGADSDSDPEESEDAVVDDDEEDFAPEPDQDSSIRAFTAARLDSSSGANGSSRSTKIKTEISTVKLEAGTVTAGVSSVSGIVPKDESAKTSTDDDVQNCGAYIAREEALRREEAANRLKFVCYSNDCVDEHMMCLIGLKNIFARQLPNMPKEYIVRLLMDRKHKSVMVVRPPAGGNGITHVVGGITYRPYHSQRFGEIAFCAITADEQVKGYGTRLMNHLKEHARNVDGLTHFLTYADNNAVGYFVKQGFTKEIYLEKDVWHGFIKDYDGGLLMECKIDPKLPYTNLSKMIRQQRKAIDERIRELSNCQNVYQVAEFQKKEGGSPKKIRVEDIPGLRDAGWTPDQWGHTRYKLFSGSGDSVTKQKQLNALIRVLLK